From Desulfotignum phosphitoxidans DSM 13687:
CGGATGCCACGGGCAAAACCATGCTCTATGGTCACGGGGCCGGAATGATGCCCACAGCATCGGCCGTGCTCAGCGACATTGCCGACATTGCCAGAAATATCATCGCAGGGTCCACGGGCCGGGTCCCCATCCTGGGGTATCCGCAAGAAAATATCCGGCATATTCCCATTTTGTCCATGAACGAACTCATGACCCGATATTACCTGCGGTTCGAGGCCCAGGACCATCCCGGGGTGCTGTCCCGGATTGCCGGCATCCTGGGGGAGAACAAAATCAGCATCAGCTCCGTGCAGCAGCAGGGGCGCAATGCCAGCGGGACTGTCCCCGTGGTCATGATCACCCATGTGGCCAAAGAGGAATGGATCCAGCGGGCTTTGGGCCGGATCACGGAAACCGATTGCGTGATAAAGCGTCCCATGGTGATCCGTATTGAAGATGAGGAGGCACAATGAAACTGATTGTGGCGGATCTGGAAGGGGTGTTTTTACCGGAAATCTGGATCAATGTGGCAAAAAAAACCGGTATCAAGGAATTGCGGCTGACCACCCGGGACATTAAAGACTATGATGTTCTGATGTCAAAACGTCTGGCCATTTTAAAGGACAATCACCTGACAATCCAGGACATTCAGCAGGTCATCGCCACCCTGGATCCCTTGCCCGGCGCAAAAGAAACGCTGGACTGGATCCGGTCCCGGTCCCAGTTCATTATTTTATCGGATACGTTTGAAGAGTTTGCCCGGCCCCTGATGGCCAAACTGGGGTTTCCCACGCTGTTGTGCCACAGCCTGACCATGGATGCCCAGGGCAATATCACCCATTACAATCTGCGTATTGACAACCAGAAACAGAAAGCCGTGCAGGCGTTTCAGGCCTTGAACTATCAGGTGATCGCTTTCGGGGATTCTTATAATGATATTGCCATGATTCAGGCTGCAGACCATGGATTTTTCTTTAAACCCCCGGAAACCGTGGCGGCAGAATACCCGGATATTTCCGTGACAAGGGATTATGATGAACTTAGAGCCATGCTGTCCCGGCTGCTGGATTCATGACCATGGATATTGATCGGTTTCAACAGATTCGAGTTCTCGTGATCGGGGATCTGATGATCGATGAATACCTGTGGGGCCGGGTGGACCGCATTTCACCGGAAGCCCCCGTGCCCGTTGTGGCCGTGGAAAGAGAAAACCACACCCTGGGCGGGGCCGGGAACGTGATCAACAACCTCACTGCCATGGGCGCGCAAGTGTCGGCCATCGGCACGGCCGGAACCGGCAAGGCCGGCCGGATGATCCTGGAAAAGCTCAAAGATTCAGGGGTTTGCACCCACGGCATCATCAGCGAACCGGACCGTCCCACCACCCTGAAAACACGGATCATCGCTTCCAGCCAGCAGGTGCTGCGCATTGACCGGGAAGTGCGGCGGCC
This genomic window contains:
- the thrH gene encoding bifunctional phosphoserine phosphatase/homoserine phosphotransferase ThrH, with translation MKLIVADLEGVFLPEIWINVAKKTGIKELRLTTRDIKDYDVLMSKRLAILKDNHLTIQDIQQVIATLDPLPGAKETLDWIRSRSQFIILSDTFEEFARPLMAKLGFPTLLCHSLTMDAQGNITHYNLRIDNQKQKAVQAFQALNYQVIAFGDSYNDIAMIQAADHGFFFKPPETVAAEYPDISVTRDYDELRAMLSRLLDS